The Malaclemys terrapin pileata isolate rMalTer1 chromosome 2, rMalTer1.hap1, whole genome shotgun sequence nucleotide sequence GTAGAGCCAAGCCAGAGCGGTGCATCCTACACCCTGACTATGGTGGATCACTGCACCAAATTCCTGGTTGCCGCACCCCTCAGAGAGATTATGGCCAGAGCAACCGCAGAAGCTTTCTGGTGCTACTTTGTCCAGCCCTATGGCTACCCCACTAAGGTGCTCACAGAGCAAGGCATACCCTTTGAATCACAGATGTTCAAGAAATTGTGCTTCCTATATGGCAGCCACAAGCTAAGGACAGCAGCCTACCCCCCAACAAGGCAGGGGCCTCTGTGAGTGAGTCAACTAGATGCTTCTAGCAGGGATGTGGCGGAGACACTGGACTTCCTGTCTGCCAGAGCTGACCTATCCGTATAACAATATGCTGCACCCATCCATGGAGTACCCTCCCTACTTCCTGATGTTCGGCAGGAATGGGCAGCTGCCAATACACATGACCTTGGGCATCCAACCAAGGGCCCCAGAATGAGCATCACCAACACCCCCGTGAGGCAGGTTGGCTTGTAGCCACTAACCTGGACCAAGCTTGAAACTGACAGAAATGGAGCTGTAACAAACATGTTGCTGCTGGACTATTGTCAGGTCCTGTTCAAGCGGCAGAGGCTCTCCAAACTGGATGCAGCCTGGTGCCTCAAACTGTGCATTATCTGTGGGATCCCATACTCCAAATGGCCCCAGTATAGAAGATCCAAGCAGTCTGCAGAGAGACTGGAGAAGGTGGTCCACTGGAATATGCTTAGGCCTTGACACTTTTAGCCCAAGCCACCAAACAGAGTAGGGGGAGCAGATCTTAGTCCTAGTAGCCAAGAGGCAGGGATGGAAGGAGTCACTGTGTTCCCATTAGTAGGGTGGCTCACATGGGGGGATCCCCAGTAGAAGCACCCAACCCTTCTCCTGGCTCTGAGGCAGGGGAAAGTAGAATTAGATTGGGTGTCCCAGGGAAGagcccagtggtgctggaacaatttttacagtgggggtgctgaaggcacCATGTATTCGAGTTATTTACTACTTcaagcacccctagttccagcacctatggaagaGGCACCCAAATCTGGCCCCATTACAGGTGAGGAGCAGAACAGGGAGGTGGGAGTATTGTGACGCTCTGACATTCTCAAAGATTGAATGAGAGGTTCAACCTCCTACCCAACTGATACAGTAATGCTGAGGGTGGCCAAGCCACGGGGCATGCCTGGTACTTGGGGACAGGTGTGTTTATGTGGTGACTGGTGTGGGACTGGGTAAAGAGCCCTTTCCCCTTCCTTtatcccctctttcccccctccctgctacTCTGCACAAACCTGTgtggcttggggggtggggagggggatgccaCTCCAAAACAAGAACACTACAGACCACCTGGGAGGGCTTAAACGAATGAGTTGacggtggggggatggggagaaatcAGCCGGGGAAGATTTGCGGAGAGAACAAAGAAAGAGCAGCAGCCAGCAGAAGCAGCAAGCCTGAATTGGGGCAGAGACAGAGTCTGAACTAGGGAGCTGCTTGGACGACAGTCAgtacagctgcattggtgctTGCACAGGGGGACTCTTACAGACACAGCCTGGAGCTGACAGGTCAGCTGAGACCACACAGCAACACCCACCCGTTTGAGCTCACAACGAGCATGGGTGTGGGGCAGAGTCTGTGTGTGTCTAGCCAGATATGGGGACAGGGGCTCTGTGCTGTATCGAGGTGAGGAGGTCTGTTATCTCTAACCAGACATCTTGCCTTGGGTCTACTCCTGGCTTTGCCTGGGTTAGATAAGTGTTGTTCTGTTGTTAAGCATGGTGCTTGATCCAGACATGAACTCTGACCCCCTAGGGGGCAGGGGATTGGTGTTTGTGCAGAGGTGTGTGGCTGGGATCTGCTTCCTCAACTCTGGGAATCCCTCACCTGACACTTTCCACATTCTTTTGACCAGTCTTCCACTATGATAGGAGAGACCAACTTAGCAAACTTCTCAAGTGGACAAGGATGCGTGCAGCCTGGCAGCCTGAGTGGATAAGGATCCGTCAAGGAGTCATTCCGAAAGTACATTTCAATGCTGTAGTGCCTGATTTGCAGCGCccggaagaaaaagaaagattagATCTTTATATCTGAGATTTCCTCTTCAGAGACACAGCCTTTGTTAATGGAAATTATTGTAGAACAAATTCTTCAGGAATAGAGACCTTGGCAAAGACACCCAAAGCTCAGTGCTCCTTAGAACAGTCATGTCACTGCTAAAGTCACAGGTCATGTCAGCAGGCtcttttgaaatatttaattaaatgaaaacagaacCAGACCCTATGTTTGACTGTGATAAGCTTTAAGGGGTAGCTTGAAAACTACCGCTACCATTTAGGGAAGCAGTCACATTTATCCATTCACTTAATTCCCACCACAAAACTTAAgtgtgttttctttctctctctctctcatatttcagTCAATTATTAGTTTTGAATGCATTTAATGCAACATTGTGAATAGGACTGCTCagtaaaattcatttaaaatataattatatttcaTGAGGATGCTTTTCTCTCAAAAATAATCTAAGGCATTAATGAATTGGTATCTGAAAGCAAAACACATTTGCTTGCTGCAGATGTGTCAAGATACTTGCCCACTGTTTTCTTGGTAGAGTTCAAAAAACTGGCAAGCACTGTACGATGgcagttttccattgaaaatattGAGCGCCATCTGAAGGGCACCAATTGTGGTGTCAtgctataaaaaagaaaaataatgctcACATGTAATACAGTAGTTGCTTTTAAGAGGGGTTTTGCTGCTCCTACTTCCAACAACCTTTTTTAGTTATAGGAAGGGATATTAAAGTAAAACCCCAGTTAtaatctttgttttttatttttgaaaaacccATTGCCCTTTTGCAGGAAAACCCATGGCAGGGTGTtgaaggggggaggaaggaatccAAATCTTTCCCTAgagtctctctcttgtttgtatGTTTACTGGGCTTGTTTATATACCACTCTAATTGTTGTATTTTAATCACTATACAGGGTCTAGAACCATAGATACTTTATAAATTGCAACAGATAAATAAATTGAGTTACACCAAGCATGAATTTGGTTACAAtatgttaaaatgaaaaatatagatCTCATACAGCCCGTTTGCACCAAGCCAGCAGCACAAAGTGGCTGTAAAGATGGCTTAAGCTAGGGGAATCTCCAGGTGGCATATAACTGGCATAGCCAGCAGAACTATAGATTACGTGTGGGAGATGTGGTTGAAGTGCTGCTATATTCCAGTGATCCCCTGCTAGTAGAACAACACCTTGGTGGTTTGTTGCATCAGGATACCTCTTAGAGAAGCCCTGACGTTGCTCTATGTTGCACTGGGGGCCAAGTCTTAGAATTGGGATTAGTGGAGAGTAAAGCTGCCTTTGCCAAGCACAGGTTGGCTGAAGATGAGGAGTAAATcctatgtttttgtttgttgcacATGTTGCAAAAATACAAAATTCCATTCAGTGTGTTGAGTCCAATTGTATCATATCATTGCTTTTCTTATCTTGTAGCAGGAATGtaacctttttcttttaacaCTGGAAAGTTGTTGCATCAAAATACATTGGTAACATTGCTTATAATTTCTCCCCTGCATGTGCTCCTAGTACAAGTCAGATGAAGCCCATTCTGTTGAATTCCCACTAGTAAACATATCAATCCAACATTTAGGAAAAATAAAGTTACTCACTGCAGAAAAGATCAGAATTTTTCTCTTGTTTGACGGTTGAGTTGCGTTTTTGATGCTTTTTAGAATAGCATTCACCAGGACACCTTAAAGAAGATGGAGAAGAGCAATGAGGATGTTGATGAATAAAGTGTATTCAGCTGGAAGCCCAAACGCAAAGATCCCAGGTATTAAACAGGAAGATCTGTAATTCATTTTTAGTTCACATGGAATTTAGAGCTTGACGttacagaaatgaaaaaaaatatgtttaaccCAGGGTAGTTTGAGAAACAGGAGCATTAGAACCTAGGTTAGAATACGCTGAGAATCAGGGTTACAAGACCTGCCCCTTAAGTTAGGCTGCGCTGCCTTCTCCTCGATGACATTTCCTTCTATTAACATCTGCATGTAAGAGAAATATTTCAACCATTCACTTGCCATAAGTTCTGACTGTTGCCTTTTCCCTCAAGGCTTGGTTCTTGAGTCTTTTTAGCCTAGGGCACTTTTGGGCTGTTCTTCCAGAACAAAAGTGTCCTAAAGCCAGCAGAACCAGCCAATGGAGGAATCCTTCTAGTGGCACCTACACCATTCCCTTTCCTGCTCCCAGCATAGGGGCTTGGCCAGGGAGAAGGGATGTGGCTGAGGTGTCCCTGCAGTTTGTCAATCCCTGCTAGAGCCCTGGGGGCCAGCTATCAGGCAGTGGAGTTTAGAGCTGGCTTGAGGCTCTTCTAATTTACTCTATGGTGGGAACTAATGTAGAACCAGACCCAAGATGAGAGGGCTACCAAGGACTCTGAATCCCCTATCATCAGCTGTGCCCAGAGCTGCTTGGGGGCAGGTTTATATCTGGGCCTCAATGAGGTCACCATGAAGGTGTTTCCAAGGTTAACATTAAATGAGAGAAAACAAATCAAAGCTCAATAAACAATTAGATTTAATGTTGGACAAATAGAACCTAAACCTGGTCTAGGCTGCTGTCATTCATTTAAATACtagtaaataaatacaactatgacatagttggcatcacagaaacctggtgggctaatacacatgactggaatgttggtataaaagggtacagcttgctcaggaaggacaggcaggggaaaaaagggaaaaggtgctaccttatatatttaaaaagtatacacttggacagaggttgagctggaaataggagacagacttgttgaaagtctctgggtaagtataaaaggggtaaaaaacaaggtgatggcatggtaggggtctactacagaccacctaaccaggaagaagaggtggatgaggcttttttaaacaactaacaaaataatTCAAAGCACAGAATTTGGTGGTGATGTGGGATTTCAATTACTCAGAcatttgttgggaaaataacacagcaggacacagattatccaataaattcttggaatgtattggacacaattttttatttcagatggtggagaaagctactaggggaaaggctgttccagatgtgattttgacaaatagggaggaactggttgagaatttgaaagtggaaggcagcttgggtgaaagtgatcatgaaatgatagagttcagattctaaggaatggtaggagggagaacagcaaaataaagacaatggatttcaagaaggccgaatttagcaaactcagggagttggtaggtaagatcccatgggaagaaagtctaagaggaaaaacaatagaagatagttggcagttttttaaagagacaccaTTAAGGACACCAGagaaaactatcccactgtgtaggaaagataggaagtatagcAAAAGACTACCCTGGCttacccaggagatcttcaatgatctaaaaataaaaaaaaagtcctacaaaaagtgaaaactaggtcaaattacagaggatgaatataaacaaataacacaagtatgtagggacaaaattagaaaggccaaagcacaaaacgagatcaaactagctagagacataaagggtaacaagaaaacattctacaaatacattagaagcaagaggaagaccaaggacagtgttggcccattactcaatgagagagggaaaataacagaaaatgtggaaatggcaaaggTGCTTAATGAcgactttgtttcagttttcaccgagaaggttggtggtgattggatgtctaacatggtgaataccagtgaaaaaatgaggtaggatcagaagaggctaaaatagggaaagagcaagttaaaaattagacaaattagatgtcttcaagtcaccagggcctgatgaaatgcatcctagaatactcaaggagctgactgaggagatatcggagccattagcaattatctttgaaaaatgatGGAAGATggcagagattccagaagactggaaaagggcaaatgtagtgccaatctataaaaagggaaataaggagaacctggggaattaaagaccagtcagcttaacttctgtaccctgaaagataatggagcaaataattaagctatcaaattgcaaacatctagaagataataaggtgatcagtaacaatcagcatggatttgtcaagaacaaatgctgtcaaaccaacctgatagctttctttgacagagtaacaagccttgtggatggggggaaagtggtagacatggtataccttgacttcagtaaagcttttgatactgtctcgcatgaccttctcataaacaaactagggaaatgcaaccttgatggagctactataaggtgggtgaaaaactggtttgaaaactgttcccagagagtagttatcagtggttcacagtcatgctggaagggcataacaagtggggtcccacagggatcagttctgggtctggttctgttcaatatcttcatcaatgatttagataatggcatagagagtacacttataacgtttgcggatgataccaagctgggaggggttgcaagtgttttggaggataggattaaaattcagagtgaactggagaaatggtctgaagtaaataagatgaaattcaataaggacaaatgcaaagtactccacttaggaaggaacaatcagttgcacgcataaaaaatgggaaatgactgccgaggaaggagtactgtggaaaaggatctgggggtcatagtggatcagaagctaaatatgagtcaacaaccctgttgcaaaaaaagtgaacatcattctgggatgaattagcaggagtgttgtaagcaagacacgagaagtaattcttctgctctgtgctgattaggtctcaactggcgtattgtgtccagttctgagcgtCAAATTTcagcaaagatgtggacaaattggagaaagtcaagagaagagtgacaaaaatgattaaaggtctagaaaacatgacctatgagggaagattgaaaaaattgggtttgtttagtttggaaaagagaagactgaggggggacataacaattttcaagtacgtaaaaggtggttacaaggaggagggaaaaaatgtttttcttaacctctaagTATatgagaagaagcaatgggcttaaattgcatcaagggaggtttaggttggacatcaggaaaaacttcctaactgtcagggtggttaggcaatggaataaattgtctaggaaggttgtggaatctccatcattggagatttttaagagccgtttagacaaacagctgtcagggatggtctagataatacttagtcctgccatgaggcagagggactggattagatgacctctcaaggttccttccagtcctatgattctgtcaAGCTCAGGTCAGAATGGCCTTGAATCTTATCCTAAGATTTCTGCAACCATCTCTTAAATTTGGACTAGGGTAACTAAAGGCATTTCTACATTCAGGAAATGTACATTTAGGACATCCCAGGGATCATGCAAATACCAGtgttcaaaatacattttttaagtgtTTATTACTGTGTCCAGGTATATTTAGAAACACATTGTAGTGCCATTTTAACAAGGAGCTTTGCATGAGTAAGGAGACTTGATTTGTCATATAGTATCAGCTCCTCCCTTTTCAGTGCtgtgtaatattttatttacctCCCTGTAGTCGTgatttgtcttttgttttgtaTATCCCAAAGACTGACTGTAAGGACAATGCTGCCAGCTCCTTCATCTTCTTCATTATATCTGGGGAAGCCCATTTAGGGAGAGTATAATTGTGAATACTCTAtagtaaaaaaggaaaatgaacattatttttctcccattcattttcttttccccCAGCCCACCCTTACACTGTTGCCTTTGGACTCCCTGTGGCTTTCTCCCAGTTCCTTCATCGTGTGGCTTCATTTCCTGACATCTCCCCCAGAACACCCTTTTAGGGAGGTTCCATTGGGGCCCCAATGGAAATGTAATTCTTTCTCTTACTGCAGTTGCTTTCCATCTTGGTTTCTGCTAGTGTGCGGGTTTGGCATGTCCCGCCTGGCCAACTCActcctgccccttctctaccACTGGATCTGCAAGGCATAATCTAGTTCATAGTGGGGAACTCtcatttcctgactcccagttccctgttctaaccactagacaatgctgCTACCGCTTATTTTCAGCTTCCAGCTAAGTATTTCTATAGTTACAAGGAGTTGTtctaaagaaaatacttttttctaTTAGCAAAAATCATGATGAGCTTCTCAGCATGGTTGAGTAACTACAGTAACTCACTGGGTTGTACAGAAAGGGAAATAATATGAGGAGAAGGATTTTAGTGTCCTGTTTTAAAGGGATGATAAATAACAGGGATGAATGAAGATTAGTTTTCTAAATTGTAAACTATGCTTTGAGAATGTCCTTTTCTAATGCACTAAATTATGTTTCATTATCATTCACCATTCTTCAAATGGTGCTGAAAAGAAACCAAGCTCAGGACAGAACAGAAGATCCGTCATTACTGTGGTTGAAACCAAATTGCTGTGTTTAGCTGAATCAGATCTTCTGGATTAGTCTCCCTCTCGCTTTCTCTTTTAAATACCTCACAAAGCAGAGTATCATATGTATTCCAGGCTTTGAACTTATTCAGTTGTTTGAGAGTGTCCAGGTCATATCCTGTGTTAGCTGCCATAGTTTTTAAAACACcctgaaagacaaaaacaaaaggaaacataCACAATGAATGCCTCAATACACTCAGATACATGTTCATGTGGActcataggccctgatcctgcaaactcttacacgcgtgcttaactttacacatgtgaatagtcccaatgagggttttttgttgttgcagtTCTCACTCATGGCCCCTAGATGCTCCTGCTCTTTCAGTTTCTGTGACTGCCTTTTGCTCATCCTTGCTATTATTCATTGGAAGGCTCCACTTGCTGCTTCTTCTCTCCCTGCCTTGAGTACTTCACCCCAAGGAGAGGGTGCAACCTCACTCACCTCTTCAAGTGAACCTTCCAAAatgggtcaagtatcagaggggtagccgtgttagtctgaatctgtaaaaagcaacagagggtcctgtggcacctttaagactaacagaagtattgggagcataagctttcgtgggtaagaatctgaagaagtgaggttcttacccacgaaagcttatgctcccaatacttctgttagtcttaaaggtgccacaggaccttctgttgctttttcgAAAATGGGAGCTCCCTTGGGGAAGTGGATAAAGAGAGAaggcactgggggaaggggaagcggAAGAGAGGAACAAGGGAAAAAGGAAATGGAAACCCCAAggcaggagggaggtggagaaCCTACGGGATGGAATGGGAACAAAGCCCAGAGGAAGAATTcaggaaagaaggaagagagaaaaacaaattatgtagggacaggaagagggaaactgcctggatgactggaaaagggcaatgtTGGGATGGGAGAGATGTCTCACAAAGATGCCAAAAAGGGAACCAGGCATGCCAGCTGCCCCATGAAGATGGTGGTGAGGAGAGGAGACAAGACCTGATATTTGCTCCCAGTCACTCTGGTGAGGATAGCAGACCACCAGCCTTCTCTCTCCCACAGAAGACAACAGTTTGCGGGGGCTGAGGCCTCTTAATGGGGGAGGGTTGTTTGTGTATGAGCAGTTGAGCAGTTTGGTGGGGTTGGATAAGCATCCAAAGTTTAAGTTGCTTCTTGAAAACTCTAGGATTCTCCCATCACTGTTTAATATGTGTATTTTACAATATTGGTTCATGCATTTGCAGCTTGTGTCCTTGTGACAAAACATCATTACATATTGCTGTAAGGTTGCAATGTATGCGGCAAAGAATGTAGCGAATGTGGGATTTTCAATCCAGGAAGAGGATCATTTCTTTGAAACAGCCTGAAAAACTGTATCAGCTTTGGGGTTCTGATAATTAAATGAATCATACGAGACACCATct carries:
- the LOC128831866 gene encoding prostatic acid phosphatase-like, translated to MGMTRLPCRSRSFCFAFSLFLILLHQTAAERTLKCVVAVFRHGDRTPIENFPTGLHKESEWPQGFGQLTKIGMQQQYELGQYMRKRYSNFLNATYNRNEIFIQSTDYDRTIMSAQVYLAGLFPPVGNQIWNPQILWQPIPVRTMPPSKDHILHFPSSNCPCFDELQNETLTSWQFQNKLQPYMGVLKTMAANTGYDLDTLKQLNKFKAWNTYDTLLCESIHNYTLPKWASPDIMKKMKELAALSLQSVFGIYKTKDKSRLQGGVLVNAILKSIKNATQPSNKRKILIFSAHDTTIGALQMALNIFNGKLPSYSACQFFELYQENSGHYSIEMYFRNDSLTDPYPLRLPGCTHPCPLEKFAKLVSPIIVEDWSKECGKCQIHS